The following coding sequences lie in one Carcharodon carcharias isolate sCarCar2 chromosome 5, sCarCar2.pri, whole genome shotgun sequence genomic window:
- the LOC121278420 gene encoding mitoregulin-like, translating to MAEVSERTLQLAVVLSFTSGVIIGWQANILRRRFLDWRKRRLQSKLVETQKKLDLA from the coding sequence ATGGCTGAAGTGTCCGAGAGGACGTTGCAACTAGCGGTTGTTCTGTCCTTTACTTCAGGGGTCATTATCGGCTGGCAGGCAAACATCCTGAGGAGGAGGTTCCTGGATTGGAGGAAGAGGCGGCTGCAGTCGAAACTGGTCGAGACGCAAAAGAAACTGGACTTGGCTTAA